The bacterium region AAAAATCTTACCGAAATCTTTGCACCTGCAAAACTCCCTAAGACAAAAAGATCAGAAAAAAACTCAGGTGGAAAGTATCAAAGAGAGCGAGAAATTACAATTAGCAAGAACAACAGCGCTAAGAACGTTAACCTCTACTGGCGGTTCGCTACTTCCTCATGTAACGGTTCGAGCTGTCCCAGCAACAGCGGGTGGCCGTACCAAACGAGCGGAGCCACAGTGTCGAAGACGGGTCGGAAGGGCGATTTCTCGTTGCTCCATCTAAACTCCGCTCCTCCTTCAGGCTCTGTTACCCTGGGCTGGACGACTACACCCGTGGCCAATAGCAACAACACGGATCTCTATCGCGTCAGCAACCCAAATTTCGGTCCGCAGGTATACTCGCAGCACCGTGTTGACACCAGCGCTCCCACCTGTTCCAGTTGGCCGCGCGGAGAGCGCATTTATAGCCGCGACATCACAGGCGCGATCGATGGCGGAAGCAGCGGCTCGCCGATCGTGAACGGCTCATCGCAGATCGTGGGTCAGCTCAGCGGTACCTGCGGGTTAAATCCGAGCAGTCCGTGTTCGAGTGGACCCGGCGAAGACAACGCCACTGTTGACGGCGCATTTGCCTTCTACTACGCAACGGTGCAGCCGGTCCTTAATCCATGAAATCGACCTCGCCACTCAAGGAGTTATATTAGGAGCGGCTTTCGAAGCATCCGCGTTCACTCCGGAAGCTGTTCCTCCGAGCTTTCTAAATATTAAGATGAACGACCGATCATTATAAGGTTCCAAGATAGCTCGCGAGCTGGTCGAATCCTCGACCCCAGCCGTTGCCGTGTTGAGAGCGAGAGGCTTCAAAGGCTTCGGCTTCTTCTTTGGTCGGGTTTATCGGTTGCCAGACTAACTGCAATTTAGTTTTGCCATCCACCTCTTCAAGCTTGATGGTTGTCCTCATTTCTTTTGGCCAGTTGGGCATCTGTGTATTAGGCAAAATGTCACCGGCTTCGTTAGAAATATACTGTCTAAAAACAAGACTTTCAGGAGGATTCACTTCTTCGTATTTCGTCAGCAGCCACATTTCGTGTCCATTGGGAGCGATCATCTTATGAAGAGAGGAGCCCCCCGGCTTGATGTCGGCAGAGACGTACTCGCAGGTAAATCCTTTTTGGGGGAACATCCAGTTTTTCAAATGTTTCACTTGTGTCCATGCGTCAAAAACCAATTGTCTTGGAGCAATAAATTCTCGAATTAATATCGACGGTTCCACCATAAGTTCGTTGTCATTACTCATCCTTCACCTCTCTAGATTGAATTTCGTTTAAATAGTCTTCCAGGTGATCCAGACTGTTACTCCAATACTGTTCAAACTGGACTACCCATTTTTGTATAGGTTTCAGCTGCGCGGCATTCACTTTGTAGATACGATATCGGCCTTCTTTTCTTTCTGAAACTAAACCCACTTGCTTCAGAACACCTAGATGCTTTGAAACCATGGGTTGATTCCACCCCATGTGTTCCACAATCTGATTAACAGTCAGTTCCTTGATGACCAACGCTTCAATGAGTACTCGTCGTTTCGGTTCTGCTACCGCATTGAATGAGTCAAAAGTGGTTCGTGTGCGTGCCATGTTGATAATATATTCCATTATAGGAATATGTCAATGAATATCGAGATTCCCCGTGAATAATCGATTCAATTTATGCGGGTATCTATGATGCTGCTGCGATTATTTCCTTTACAACATGACCGGCCGTATGGAATCTGCTTCCGGTCTGCCGGAAGATCGAGTTCCCGATCACATCGGCTTCCCGGAAGGCATGGACTAGCGCTATAGTTTCTTTTCGTGGTTCGATCTCGGAAGAGATGGCGCAAGTTTGAAACGAAAATTTTTTCTGAAATTTGAATTGTACTCTTGGCCAAACTTAACGTTCCCGAACTGTACTCTCGGCCAAGATATGCTTCCTTATATATAGGCTGCTTCATTTGGCTAAGCCGAGACATTGGCCACAAGATACTTCCCTGCCCGGCAAACTCATGGTCAAAGTCACACGTTCTCCAGTAGATCATGGAGCTATTGAGGCGGGAAAACTGTAGGGTTACTTTCAATCGTTGGCGCATCCTGATTTTCCTTCAGGAGAACGGCAACAACATTCCCCAGCTCAAGAGTTTGAGCGCGCTTCCACGCGCCCTTATATCGATCGGTCAAAAGCATCGTTTCGATTTCTGCGCGCGGAGCTTCTGCCTCATTCTTCAAACTCTCGCGTCGACTCCACCGAATTTTGCCCAGCGGCCGGATGATGGAAAACCACGGCAGGCAGCTCCAGGGCATTTTCGAGGTCACCCTGAAGAAGTCTCCTTGCACAGGCTTTAGAGGAAAGATCCAGAAGGCTCGTCGCTCAAGATACTTTCCCTCAACAGTCTCTTCGTTCTCGCATCTAAATGTGATTGTCCAGGTTGCCGGAATTCCGGTTCCCAGATTCCAGATCAAAGTGGTCCATATCCCCCGCGGACATGCAATCTCTTTCTTTTTGCGAAATGATCTCACAATAATTGACTCCGATCGATCTGGCACTTGCAGCCAACAAACCGTCGTTTACAAGTCCCGGTAGTTTGCTCTTGAACTCAGGATGAATTCGGAAGATTCGCGCAAGAATGTCTCCGGCTTCCTTCCAAACTTTATGAGTCGGAGTCACGATCCTTCCTGTTCGCTCAAATGGTTCCAGAAGCGTCCGAACCAGGCGCTTCCCCAGGGCGGATTGAACGCCGGACAACAGTTCTTGAGCAACAACGGAGCTGAAGTGAATCCCTGGAATTTCCTTCTCATAGATTTCGCGGATGACCGAATGACTCTTTCCGGTTCGGATGAGATCCACATACAGATCGGTGTCAATAATGTGCTTGCCCATCAGAAAACTTTTTCAACTCCGCCTTTAGCGGCCACTGCCTTCAATGATTCCAGAAGGTCCTTTCGAAATACAACCAGATCAAGCGCTTTGTCGATGGTCTCCGTTTCATTCTTCGTTCCCAGGATCCGTTTCGCCCGGTAGATTTTCTTTTCATCCAGGTAAAAGTTCTTCCTTTTTACTGCCGGCTTCATCAAACCTTACTCCTTACGTATATAGATGAATTCTATACGTACGAAGAGATCACGTCAAACCGGCGTCCGAATGTTTCGAATGCAGTCTTTTATTTCAATCGATATTTTTGAGGCTTGGAAGCGGTTCTTTCAATTATTTTTCTGGCTTCCAGATCGAGTTTCACCGTTTCCCCATACCAGCTTACATTGTCTGAAAATTTGCCTTCCAGATCCTTTTTGAGTTGATCAACGAGTTCTGTATGAGTCAGCTCATTCTTTCGCAAAGCCTGAACGATAGCCCGCTTGATTGTTTCGTACTTCTGCTTGCTGATGTTTAACCCCCTTTTACCCAAGGGGTGTTTGGTTAGTATTTTTTCGTCGCTCATCTTCCCTTCTCCTTTTAACAGCGCGTTTAACAGATAGTCGAGTGGCGCCTCAGGAAATCGACGCGAGGGTTTTAGCGATGGCGTTTTTGGTTACGTGACCGGAAACGGCGAACTTTTGCTGTATTTCCGCAATCCTTCATATCGCACCAATGACGACTGCGATTGCGGGTTGTATCCTCAAATAGCCAGCCGCAATCATCGCCGCTGCATTGGCGCAAACGGGTCAAATCCCCTTCTGTTAACATTGCTGCCGCCGAATCGGCAATGGGCCAAAGGATCCGCTCCAGCGAGCCTGTCGCATTCGTCCACTCCCAATGAAAATTTGATTTTTCCATGGACAGTTTAGTTCGATCGAATGCGGCTTGCAGTTCACGATTCAGCACTTCCAGATCCGATGCCTGCGGGATCTCGCCCGATAGTCTTCCGGTGCAGATGCGATAGATGGATTCACGTAGTTGAATTGCCCTTTTCCAAATCACCGATGCTTCCGGCTCATTCCGTCTCGCCTGCACGGCTAATTGACGGGCTTCCGGTTCTGTAAGGAGCTCAACGCGTCTCGCCCAGGCCACCAGGTCTGGGTAATCATTGAGTTTTTCGTCGCGGATGGTGTAAAAAGCAGCCGTTTTTCGCGCGTGTGACAGGTCCGGGCGCCGGCCTCCAATCGTATTTACGAAATCCAGACACAAACGTCCCCCAATCAGTTTGATCGCTGAAACCGCTCTCTTCTCAGTATTCATTTTTCTCCGTAACCATCAAAAACTACTTGACAGGTTACACGCAAATCATTAATCTAGCTTCTAGTAACCTACTATATTAGTTTAGTCGGTTACCACATTTCAGTCAAGTCTGATGAAAGAGGAGGCCGAACATGGGGCGCAAAGCTGCAGCTCTTACATGCTTGAATCTGTTTGTCGTCCTGGCAGTTGCCGGATACGCCTATGAAACAAAGATTCGGGATCCATCTCGCCTGCCGCTAGACGTCACGTTTTTTGAATCGCAACCCTCCATCGATGGGCGGATCGATGAAGCAATCTGGAAAGAGGCAACGCGTTTGAAAGACTTTTATCAAACACAGCCGGGCGACAATACCCTGCCTTCCTTTCCAACCGAAGTATTGTTGGGGTATAACCAGCAGTTCCTTTTCATTGCGATTCAAGCTTCCGATCGTCCCGACAAAATTCGCGCGACTCTGACAAAACGCGATGACGTGAGCAACGATGACTACATCGCCATTTATCTGGACACATTTCATGATCAACGCAAGGCTTACCTCCTGATGTTCAACCCGCTTGGAATGCAGCAGGACGGCATTTATCTTGAAGACGGCAAAACCGATTACAGCGTTGATATCGTGATGAATTCTAAAGGGACTCTGATAGAAAACGGTTACACCATTGAGATTTCCATACCATTCCATTCACTCCGCTATCAAACGAGCAAACAGAAACGCTGGGGCATACATGTTTTAAGAGTGATTAAGCACCTGGACGAAGAAAATTCCTGGATGCCCTTGAGCCGTGACAAAACCACAGTTTCCGGCTCCGAGGAAACCAAAGCGAAGTTCCTAGCGCAGGCCGGCGAGATCAC contains the following coding sequences:
- a CDS encoding type II toxin-antitoxin system VapC family toxin, whose translation is MGKHIIDTDLYVDLIRTGKSHSVIREIYEKEIPGIHFSSVVAQELLSGVQSALGKRLVRTLLEPFERTGRIVTPTHKVWKEAGDILARIFRIHPEFKSKLPGLVNDGLLAASARSIGVNYCEIISQKERDCMSAGDMDHFDLESGNRNSGNLDNHI
- a CDS encoding ABATE domain-containing protein, with protein sequence MNTEKRAVSAIKLIGGRLCLDFVNTIGGRRPDLSHARKTAAFYTIRDEKLNDYPDLVAWARRVELLTEPEARQLAVQARRNEPEASVIWKRAIQLRESIYRICTGRLSGEIPQASDLEVLNRELQAAFDRTKLSMEKSNFHWEWTNATGSLERILWPIADSAAAMLTEGDLTRLRQCSGDDCGWLFEDTTRNRSRHWCDMKDCGNTAKVRRFRSRNQKRHR
- a CDS encoding metalloregulator ArsR/SmtB family transcription factor produces the protein MARTRTTFDSFNAVAEPKRRVLIEALVIKELTVNQIVEHMGWNQPMVSKHLGVLKQVGLVSERKEGRYRIYKVNAAQLKPIQKWVVQFEQYWSNSLDHLEDYLNEIQSREVKDE
- a CDS encoding SRPBCC domain-containing protein, coding for MSNDNELMVEPSILIREFIAPRQLVFDAWTQVKHLKNWMFPQKGFTCEYVSADIKPGGSSLHKMIAPNGHEMWLLTKYEEVNPPESLVFRQYISNEAGDILPNTQMPNWPKEMRTTIKLEEVDGKTKLQLVWQPINPTKEEAEAFEASRSQHGNGWGRGFDQLASYLGTL